The Deinococcus aquaedulcis genome window below encodes:
- a CDS encoding cysteine desulfurase-like protein has translation MTLATASLPTRDDLRAQFPPLAHGRAYLDNAAGGLLPARSIAAVTEHLTRYGATNAMPGHQPGREILALKTRAREATALFLNAAPEDVALAQSATALTFRLAVALARLWGPGDEVILSGLEHESNASPWRELQRVGVTVKVWHARQPDMTLHPEDLAALLSPRTRLVAVTAGSNALGVTPDLGAITALARAAGAWTMVDAVHAAPHAFPDVQTLGADFLTFSPYKVWAPHLGALWIRPELRATLPWSRLDFVPAGDITGLEHGTPQFELLAGWLGTLDYLRELGGYAELTRAALDSASARIQALEAPVMARLLRGLLAHDRVTVYGPQGLAGRVGTVAFRLSGETPEQTAWRLSERGVDVAAGHFYAVQPLKDLGLYPEGVVRASIAHYTSEAEIERLLTALE, from the coding sequence ATGACCCTTGCCACGGCCTCCCTGCCCACCCGCGACGATCTGCGCGCCCAATTTCCGCCCCTGGCGCACGGCCGCGCCTACCTGGACAACGCGGCGGGCGGCCTGCTGCCCGCACGGTCCATTGCCGCTGTCACCGAGCACCTCACCCGTTACGGGGCCACCAACGCCATGCCGGGGCACCAGCCGGGGCGTGAGATTCTGGCCCTGAAAACCCGCGCCCGCGAGGCCACCGCCCTGTTCCTGAACGCCGCCCCCGAGGACGTGGCCCTGGCCCAGAGCGCCACCGCCCTGACCTTCCGGTTGGCGGTGGCCCTGGCCCGGCTGTGGGGTCCCGGCGACGAGGTGATTCTCAGCGGGCTGGAGCATGAATCGAACGCCAGCCCCTGGCGTGAACTGCAGCGGGTGGGGGTGACCGTCAAGGTCTGGCATGCCCGGCAGCCCGACATGACGCTGCACCCCGAGGACCTCGCAGCCCTGCTCTCGCCGCGTACCCGGCTGGTGGCGGTCACGGCCGGCAGCAACGCCCTGGGCGTGACCCCGGACCTGGGCGCCATCACCGCCCTGGCGCGCGCCGCCGGGGCCTGGACGATGGTGGACGCTGTGCACGCCGCCCCGCACGCCTTTCCCGATGTGCAGACGCTGGGCGCCGACTTCCTGACCTTCAGCCCCTACAAGGTCTGGGCGCCGCACCTGGGCGCGCTGTGGATTCGCCCTGAGCTGAGGGCCACCCTGCCCTGGTCGCGCCTGGACTTTGTGCCGGCCGGCGACATCACGGGCCTGGAACACGGCACGCCGCAGTTCGAGCTGCTGGCCGGCTGGCTGGGCACCCTGGACTACCTGCGCGAGCTGGGCGGCTACGCGGAGCTGACCCGCGCCGCCCTGGACAGTGCCTCGGCGCGGATTCAGGCCCTGGAAGCCCCGGTGATGGCCCGGCTGCTGCGCGGCCTGCTGGCCCATGACCGCGTGACGGTCTACGGTCCCCAGGGGCTGGCGGGCCGGGTGGGCACTGTGGCCTTCCGCTTAAGCGGTGAAACCCCCGAACAGACCGCGTGGCGCCTCAGCGAACGCGGCGTGGACGTGGCTGCTGGGCACTTCTACGCCGTGCAGCCGCTGAAAGATCTGGGCCTGTACCCCGAAGGTGTGGTGCGTGCCAGTATCGCCCATTACACCAGCGAGGCCGAGATTGAGCGCCTGCTGACCGCGCTGGAGTGA